A window of Longispora fulva contains these coding sequences:
- a CDS encoding 7-carboxy-7-deazaguanine synthase QueE, giving the protein MIRLELPAADHPIGDGGLLVAEGFTPTLQGEGPSAGQVAGFLRLSRCNLDCANCDTPYTWDWTRFDAREQSRRIGVDVLLDWLTRHAPGLVVITGGEPLIQQDNLTPLVRGLVEAGRRVEIETNGTLVPDPELAGLVSFNVSPKLSRFGVSAARKRIVPRALRALTRHGGRFKFVISELDELAEVDALVAEHGLREVWLMPEGTTVAAIDRGLVRLGEVAAERGYHLSDRLHVRLWGDERGR; this is encoded by the coding sequence ATGATCCGCCTGGAGTTGCCGGCGGCCGACCACCCCATCGGCGACGGGGGTCTGCTAGTGGCGGAGGGGTTCACACCGACGCTGCAAGGGGAAGGGCCGTCCGCGGGTCAGGTCGCGGGCTTCCTGCGCCTGTCGCGCTGCAACCTCGACTGCGCCAACTGCGACACGCCCTACACGTGGGACTGGACGCGCTTCGACGCCCGGGAGCAGAGCCGCCGCATCGGCGTCGACGTCCTGTTGGACTGGTTGACCCGGCACGCCCCCGGCCTGGTCGTGATCACCGGCGGGGAGCCGCTGATCCAACAGGACAACCTCACCCCCCTGGTCCGCGGGCTCGTGGAGGCTGGTCGGCGGGTGGAGATCGAGACGAACGGCACCCTGGTCCCCGATCCCGAGTTGGCGGGGCTGGTCTCGTTCAACGTCAGCCCCAAGCTGTCGCGGTTCGGCGTGTCGGCTGCTCGCAAGCGCATCGTGCCCCGCGCGCTGCGGGCGCTGACCAGGCACGGCGGCCGATTCAAGTTCGTCATCTCCGAGTTGGACGAACTGGCGGAGGTCGACGCGCTCGTGGCCGAGCACGGGCTGCGGGAGGTGTGGCTGATGCCGGAGGGCACCACCGTGGCCGCGATCGACCGGGGACTAGTCCGTCTCGGGGAGGTAGCGGCGGAGCGGGGATATCACCTGTCCGACCGGCTGCACGTGCGCCTGTGGGGTGATGAACGTGGCCGCTGA
- a CDS encoding 6-pyruvoyl trahydropterin synthase family protein produces the protein MYTISKEFRFEAAHRLTSLPPEHQCSRPHGHSYRVRVELGSEELTGPGFVADFGELAFFGSYLAAAFDHRDLNTVLSFEPTSERLAKYLAGWFIDAAPPHLDGLLRSVTVMETATSSATYHVVPS, from the coding sequence GTGTACACGATCAGCAAGGAGTTCCGGTTCGAGGCCGCCCACCGCCTCACCAGCCTTCCTCCCGAGCACCAGTGTTCCCGCCCGCACGGGCACAGCTACCGGGTGCGCGTGGAACTTGGGTCGGAGGAGTTGACGGGGCCCGGGTTCGTGGCCGACTTCGGGGAGTTGGCGTTCTTCGGCAGCTACCTCGCCGCCGCGTTCGACCACCGCGACCTCAACACCGTGCTGTCGTTCGAGCCGACGAGCGAGCGGCTGGCGAAGTACCTGGCCGGCTGGTTCATCGACGCCGCCCCGCCGCACCTGGACGGGCTCCTGCGCTCGGTCACCGTGATGGAGACCGCGACCAGCTCGGCGACGTACCACGTGGTGCCGTCATGA
- the queC gene encoding 7-cyano-7-deazaguanine synthase QueC, whose translation MTAALVWPEETPAPESAVVIASGGLDSTVAAYWLRERGAEVTLLSFDYGQRHRVELDHARRVAAGLGAVHHVLDLSGLGAILSGSALTDGGVDVPDGHYTAEQMTATVVPNRNAIMLDIAVGLAVARKIQAVVFGAHAGDHPIYPDCRPVFLSAFTWSATTANEGFLPAGFAVLAPFLRATKGQIVALGAELGVPLGDTWSCYRGGDVHCGTCGTCTERREAFALAGVTDPTRYAAGMAGVV comes from the coding sequence GTGACCGCGGCACTGGTATGGCCGGAGGAGACGCCCGCGCCCGAGTCGGCGGTGGTGATCGCGTCGGGCGGGCTGGACTCGACGGTGGCCGCCTACTGGCTGCGCGAGCGGGGCGCAGAGGTGACGCTGCTGTCGTTCGACTACGGCCAGCGCCACCGGGTGGAACTCGACCACGCCCGCCGGGTGGCGGCCGGTCTCGGCGCCGTGCACCATGTGCTGGACCTGTCGGGGCTGGGCGCGATCCTGTCCGGGTCGGCGCTGACCGACGGGGGCGTGGACGTGCCTGACGGGCACTACACCGCCGAGCAGATGACGGCCACGGTCGTGCCGAACCGCAACGCGATCATGCTCGACATCGCCGTGGGCCTGGCCGTCGCGCGCAAGATCCAGGCGGTGGTGTTCGGCGCGCACGCGGGCGACCACCCGATCTACCCGGACTGCCGTCCGGTGTTCCTGTCGGCGTTCACCTGGTCGGCGACCACCGCCAACGAAGGCTTCCTCCCCGCTGGGTTCGCGGTGCTGGCCCCGTTCCTGCGCGCGACGAAAGGCCAGATCGTGGCACTCGGCGCGGAGCTGGGCGTGCCGCTGGGAGACACCTGGTCGTGCTACCGGGGCGGTGACGTGCACTGCGGCACCTGCGGCACCTGCACCGAGCGCCGCGAGGCGTTCGCCCTGGCCGGCGTCACCGACCCAACCCGGTACGCGGCCGGCATGGCGGGGGTGGTGTAG
- the folE gene encoding GTP cyclohydrolase I, whose translation MVDLLTRPDQRGVHVYSAGDSRLGGRDRTRATEAAAEFLAALGVPLDGEHTERTAERMTDAYLEMLTPRDTELTTFPNSGGNRELVIERQIRFTSLCAHHMLPFIGVAHVGYIPGERLLGLSKIARLVELFSRRPQVQEDLVAGIAGWLDDNLATPGVGVVASAVHLCMTERGARAHGTTTVTSAYRGTLLEDRTVRGEFLALAGTISAEWSL comes from the coding sequence ATGGTTGACCTGCTCACACGCCCAGATCAGCGCGGCGTGCACGTGTACTCGGCCGGTGATAGTCGCCTCGGCGGTCGAGATCGGACCCGGGCGACGGAGGCCGCGGCGGAGTTCCTGGCCGCGCTTGGGGTACCGCTCGACGGCGAGCACACCGAGCGCACCGCCGAGCGGATGACGGACGCCTACCTGGAAATGCTCACCCCCCGCGACACGGAACTGACCACGTTCCCGAACAGCGGCGGCAACCGGGAGCTGGTGATCGAACGGCAGATCCGGTTCACGTCGCTGTGCGCCCACCACATGCTCCCGTTCATCGGCGTCGCCCACGTCGGCTACATCCCGGGCGAGCGCTTGTTGGGCTTGTCGAAGATCGCCCGCCTGGTGGAGTTGTTCTCCCGGCGCCCGCAGGTCCAGGAGGACCTGGTGGCCGGCATCGCCGGCTGGCTGGACGACAACCTCGCCACCCCCGGTGTCGGGGTTGTCGCCAGCGCCGTGCACTTGTGCATGACCGAACGGGGGGCCCGCGCGCACGGCACCACCACCGTCACCTCCGCCTACCGGGGCACGCTGCTGGAGGACCGGACCGTGCGCGGGGAGTTCCTGGCGCTGGCCGGCACGATCAGCGCGGAGTGGTCGCTGTGA
- a CDS encoding helix-turn-helix domain-containing protein, with protein MTGDTFGEALRARRAAQGLTQRALAKLAFIAASRVNEYEGKGLRPTIDNAKALDDALGAGGELLTLAERMHEDRRLRVVSTVPFNVYSYAALSQTLLTGNGGEGSPVDRRQVLALGGAVAGFGALAPGLGMETARHSLNLALAEDRARAGTDEWHEIIRDYGYDYFSQAPADLLDSLWIDNFGIQVAAQNAGSDTERNELRRVAATLAALIAMTMANLANLTESRRWWRTARTLAEASGNVDTELWVRGRQIIRALYEQRPVDAIIRLADESMALASHGSPQAVTELTSGRAQALALAGRHDEALSALATAESLMHTLPADAVDESPDRESVLIWRENRYRFTASYVYSHLGMLAEAGEAQDQALRTYSRTYHRGPAQIELQRALCMVRAGDAAGGAKHAQTVLNNLPRRDHIRPVVDLGYSVLHAAPRETRSVGAVADLDHYLNVHAAITA; from the coding sequence GTGACCGGGGATACTTTTGGCGAGGCGCTGAGAGCCCGCAGGGCCGCGCAGGGGTTGACCCAGCGCGCTCTGGCGAAGCTCGCGTTCATTGCCGCGAGCCGGGTCAACGAGTACGAGGGCAAGGGGCTCCGGCCGACGATCGACAACGCCAAGGCCCTAGACGACGCGCTTGGGGCGGGAGGTGAACTCCTCACGCTGGCGGAGCGTATGCACGAGGATCGGCGCTTGCGGGTCGTCAGTACGGTGCCGTTCAATGTGTACAGCTATGCCGCTTTGTCGCAAACTTTGCTGACTGGCAATGGTGGGGAGGGAAGTCCCGTGGACCGTCGACAGGTACTCGCGCTCGGTGGTGCCGTGGCAGGTTTCGGCGCGCTCGCGCCAGGGCTCGGCATGGAAACCGCCCGACACAGCCTCAACCTCGCCCTCGCCGAAGACCGGGCTCGGGCCGGCACTGACGAGTGGCACGAGATCATCCGCGACTACGGGTATGACTATTTCTCACAGGCGCCCGCTGACCTGCTCGATTCGTTGTGGATCGACAACTTCGGCATCCAGGTTGCTGCCCAGAATGCTGGAAGCGACACGGAGCGCAACGAACTCCGACGGGTCGCGGCTACGCTCGCCGCACTGATCGCCATGACGATGGCGAACCTGGCGAACCTGACCGAGTCGCGGCGCTGGTGGCGCACCGCCCGGACCTTGGCCGAGGCATCTGGAAACGTCGATACCGAGCTGTGGGTACGCGGACGGCAGATCATCCGCGCCCTGTACGAGCAGCGTCCCGTCGACGCGATCATCCGGCTGGCCGACGAGAGCATGGCCCTCGCCTCGCACGGCAGCCCCCAGGCGGTCACCGAGCTGACGAGCGGGCGGGCGCAGGCGCTGGCCCTCGCCGGCCGCCACGACGAGGCCCTATCCGCCCTCGCCACGGCCGAGTCGCTGATGCACACCCTGCCGGCCGACGCGGTGGACGAGTCCCCGGACCGTGAGTCCGTCCTGATCTGGCGAGAGAACCGCTACCGCTTCACCGCGAGCTACGTCTACTCCCACCTCGGGATGCTCGCCGAGGCCGGCGAAGCCCAGGACCAGGCTCTGCGCACCTACTCGCGCACCTACCACCGCGGCCCCGCCCAGATCGAACTCCAGCGGGCGCTGTGCATGGTGCGCGCCGGAGACGCCGCAGGTGGCGCCAAGCACGCCCAGACGGTGCTGAACAACCTTCCCCGCCGCGACCACATCCGGCCCGTGGTCGACCTCGGATACAGCGTCCTGCACGCCGCCCCACGCGAGACCCGCAGCGTCGGCGCGGTCGCAGACCTTGACCACTACCTCAACGTCCACGCCGCGATCACGGCCTGA
- a CDS encoding GNAT family N-acetyltransferase, with protein sequence MADPSLTLARYAAEDALNLRDVLEDMYEATHLDVADNPFYSREQFWRRLVDWYAPAPGFALVVASLDGEPVGFAFGCTRPADRAAGLWEQVSASEADIEIPASPQPVFVFNELAVRPTAQRHGVGRALHDELLRDRPELIATLTVRPNNPARGFYGHWGWAKVAEVVNTGFPVFEQLVLDLHHRPEPARLELDLRRYGAAGALALREEILNVYVTSHADMQHDPWFGPEAFWDRLETLYAPGRDFELVAGWRDGTLVGYAFGSPRDRDLADLWAEIRDANLPVEFPASHGPVYIFREFAVHPDHQKRGYGKQIHDELLRTRPEAAANLLVRPDNPARAAYTRWGWLQFGTKQPFSDSPVMDNMVKPLP encoded by the coding sequence ATGGCCGACCCCTCCCTCACGCTCGCCCGGTACGCCGCCGAAGACGCGCTGAACCTCCGTGACGTGCTGGAGGACATGTACGAGGCGACACACCTCGACGTCGCCGACAACCCGTTCTACAGCCGGGAGCAGTTCTGGCGGAGGCTGGTCGACTGGTACGCGCCCGCGCCCGGCTTCGCCTTGGTCGTCGCCTCGCTCGACGGCGAGCCGGTCGGTTTCGCGTTCGGGTGCACTCGCCCCGCAGACCGGGCCGCCGGCCTGTGGGAGCAGGTCAGCGCGTCAGAGGCGGACATCGAGATCCCGGCGAGCCCGCAGCCGGTGTTCGTGTTCAACGAACTCGCCGTCCGCCCGACAGCACAACGACACGGCGTTGGCCGGGCCCTGCACGACGAACTCCTCCGTGACCGGCCCGAGCTGATCGCCACCCTCACCGTGCGCCCGAACAACCCGGCGCGGGGCTTCTACGGGCACTGGGGGTGGGCGAAGGTCGCTGAGGTCGTCAACACGGGCTTCCCCGTCTTCGAACAGCTGGTCCTAGATCTGCACCACCGGCCCGAACCGGCCCGGCTGGAGCTGGACCTGCGCCGGTACGGCGCGGCCGGCGCGCTGGCGCTGCGCGAGGAGATCTTGAACGTCTACGTCACCTCCCACGCCGACATGCAGCACGACCCGTGGTTCGGGCCGGAGGCGTTCTGGGACCGGTTGGAGACCCTGTACGCGCCGGGCCGTGACTTCGAACTCGTCGCCGGCTGGCGGGATGGCACTCTGGTCGGCTACGCCTTCGGTAGCCCCCGCGACCGCGACCTTGCCGACCTGTGGGCCGAGATCCGCGACGCAAACCTCCCCGTCGAGTTCCCCGCCAGCCACGGGCCGGTGTACATCTTCCGGGAGTTCGCCGTCCACCCCGACCACCAGAAGCGCGGCTACGGCAAACAGATCCACGACGAACTCCTCCGCACCCGCCCCGAGGCCGCCGCGAACCTCTTGGTCCGCCCAGACAACCCCGCACGCGCCGCCTACACCCGCTGGGGCTGGCTCCAGTTCGGCACCAAGCAGCCGTTCTCCGACTCTCCCGTCATGGACAACATGGTCAAGCCCCTGCCGTAG
- a CDS encoding AAA family ATPase: protein MLIDSLDVDQGKVDLDRWPYTVPAVRQLTEEGLEFRRPITVLVGANGSGKSTVLEAIAERYGLDASGGHGGRARANVWGKSLLGDAMRLYRTREGKGFRGAGAKGFFLRAETAHEVLAWATGREIPGYGDSPSWEVSHGESYLQAITGRFSGAGLYLLDEAEGPLSFEATLQLLFRLVDLAAEGAQVIYSTHSPLVAALPGAQVLELGAHGIRDAAWEDLEMVGLWRRFLAAPGRFFTE, encoded by the coding sequence GTGCTGATTGACTCCCTGGACGTCGACCAAGGCAAAGTCGACCTGGACCGGTGGCCGTATACCGTGCCGGCGGTCCGCCAGCTCACGGAGGAGGGGCTGGAGTTCCGCCGGCCGATCACCGTGCTGGTAGGTGCGAACGGGTCGGGGAAGTCGACGGTGTTGGAGGCCATCGCCGAGCGGTATGGCCTGGACGCCTCCGGCGGGCACGGTGGCCGGGCGCGGGCGAACGTGTGGGGTAAGAGCCTGCTCGGGGACGCGATGCGCCTGTACCGGACCCGGGAGGGCAAGGGGTTCCGCGGGGCGGGGGCGAAGGGGTTCTTCCTGCGGGCCGAGACCGCGCACGAGGTGTTGGCGTGGGCGACGGGTCGGGAGATCCCCGGCTACGGGGACAGCCCGTCGTGGGAGGTCAGCCATGGCGAGTCCTACCTACAGGCCATCACTGGCCGTTTCTCGGGAGCGGGCTTGTACCTGCTCGATGAGGCGGAGGGCCCGCTGAGTTTCGAGGCGACGTTGCAGTTGCTGTTCCGGCTGGTGGATCTGGCCGCTGAGGGCGCGCAGGTGATCTATTCGACGCACTCGCCGCTGGTCGCGGCGCTGCCCGGCGCGCAGGTTCTGGAACTCGGCGCGCACGGGATCCGCGATGCGGCGTGGGAGGACCTGGAGATGGTCGGCCTGTGGAGGCGGTTCCTGGCCGCGCCGGGCCGGTTCTTCACCGAGTAG
- a CDS encoding radical SAM/SPASM domain-containing protein encodes MNDFTGASRTDLQFLWLEITGKCQETCGHCYADSGPNGTHGMMAEPDWLRVIDQAAGLGVRMIQLIGGEPTLHPSMPTLLAHALDVGLEVEVFSNLLIIRPELWDLFARDGVSLACSYYSDDPGQHDAITHRRGSHRRTRDNIARAVTEGINLRVGVIDLDDEQRWRQAVDDLTGLGVPEGRIGVDQLRQVGRGIRTEGASPDQLCGQCTAGVGAVLPDGSVFPCVFSRWLPAGNVLTDDLGTILAGGLAERRAYLDAAFSTRPEITGCNPTCGPNCNPIGCGPRCQPMTGCNPAKQCAPASNFCPPNYRGPGTPCSPRSDCAPKQCNPTATCNPKTKKN; translated from the coding sequence GTGAACGACTTCACCGGCGCGAGCCGGACCGATCTGCAATTCCTGTGGCTGGAGATCACCGGCAAGTGCCAAGAGACCTGCGGGCACTGCTACGCAGACTCCGGCCCGAACGGCACCCACGGCATGATGGCCGAACCGGACTGGCTGCGGGTGATCGACCAGGCCGCCGGCCTCGGCGTGCGCATGATCCAGCTCATCGGCGGCGAACCGACGCTGCACCCGTCCATGCCCACGCTCCTGGCCCACGCCCTCGACGTCGGCTTGGAGGTGGAGGTGTTCAGCAACCTGCTGATCATCCGCCCGGAGTTGTGGGACCTGTTCGCCCGCGACGGGGTGAGCCTGGCCTGTTCCTACTACTCCGACGACCCGGGCCAGCACGACGCGATCACCCACCGGCGGGGCAGCCACCGCCGGACCCGCGACAACATCGCCCGCGCCGTCACCGAGGGCATCAACTTGCGGGTCGGGGTGATCGACCTGGACGACGAACAGCGCTGGCGGCAGGCCGTGGACGACCTGACCGGGCTCGGCGTGCCGGAAGGCCGCATCGGCGTTGACCAGCTCCGCCAGGTTGGACGCGGCATCCGCACCGAGGGAGCCTCGCCCGACCAGCTGTGCGGGCAGTGCACCGCCGGAGTCGGCGCGGTCCTGCCCGACGGCTCGGTGTTCCCGTGCGTGTTCTCCCGCTGGCTGCCCGCCGGCAACGTGCTGACCGACGACCTCGGCACGATCCTCGCCGGAGGACTCGCGGAACGGCGGGCCTACCTCGACGCCGCGTTCTCCACCCGACCGGAGATCACGGGCTGCAACCCCACGTGCGGGCCGAACTGCAACCCGATCGGGTGCGGCCCGAGGTGCCAGCCCATGACCGGCTGCAACCCGGCCAAGCAGTGCGCCCCCGCCAGCAACTTCTGTCCGCCCAACTACCGGGGCCCTGGTACGCCGTGCTCGCCGCGGTCGGACTGCGCACCGAAGCAGTGCAACCCGACGGCCACCTGTAACCCCAAAACCAAGAAGAACTAG
- a CDS encoding NUDIX domain-containing protein has product MKWINHGERDLLNDRWVHVTSADVELPDGRHLDHRIIRTSGPGACAVVVQNQHVLLIWRHRFITDAYGWELPHGSIRAGEDPAHAAAREAEEETGWRPGPMRHLLTVHPSPGIMTSQHLVFRADSAEHIGPPRDGFESDRVEWVLVSELQGLVEKGHIVAGTSLAALMYLVVTDAARPTSQ; this is encoded by the coding sequence ATGAAGTGGATCAACCACGGCGAGCGGGACCTGTTAAACGACCGGTGGGTTCACGTCACCTCCGCTGACGTCGAACTCCCCGACGGCCGCCACCTCGATCACCGGATCATCCGCACCTCAGGGCCCGGCGCCTGCGCTGTCGTCGTCCAGAACCAACACGTCCTGTTGATCTGGCGGCACAGGTTCATCACCGACGCCTACGGCTGGGAACTCCCGCACGGCAGCATCCGGGCCGGAGAGGACCCGGCCCACGCAGCCGCCCGCGAGGCCGAGGAGGAAACCGGCTGGCGGCCAGGGCCGATGCGACACCTGCTGACCGTGCACCCCTCGCCCGGGATCATGACCTCTCAACACCTGGTGTTCCGCGCCGACAGCGCCGAACACATCGGTCCACCTCGCGACGGCTTCGAGTCCGACCGGGTTGAATGGGTGCTGGTGTCGGAGTTGCAAGGGCTGGTGGAGAAGGGCCACATCGTGGCCGGCACGAGCCTGGCGGCGCTGATGTACCTGGTTGTGACCGATGCGGCTCGACCCACGAGCCAGTAG